One Heteronotia binoei isolate CCM8104 ecotype False Entrance Well chromosome 20, APGP_CSIRO_Hbin_v1, whole genome shotgun sequence DNA segment encodes these proteins:
- the NAGPA gene encoding N-acetylglucosamine-1-phosphodiester alpha-N-acetylglucosaminidase encodes MEQLLGGKPRQLSVGALAAFSLVSLCCCSLGVPGREVVWTSLNDDLLLPYPPSQHGPQHPYRYVRDCQLVVHGNTTHESWPADNSSIGPLTVTRAFVSYFPPEGQNRRAVYGHFTVVRDPLRTFSVLEPGGQGGCLSRTRATVEETARLGQCLVAQNGGYFDMDTGKCLGNVVSDGQLVQTSKGLQNAQFGIRQDGTLVVGYLSEEEVLAKENPFIQLVSGVVWLLRDGNVYVNQSQALECSKTQETGTFDTFINIVSARTAVGHDKEGRLVLLHVDGQTGGRGLSLWEMAAFLKQQGVVNAINLDGGGSATLVLNGTLASYPSDHCQPDPMWRCARQISTVVCVHEPLCHPADCSGHGRCVLGECHCSGAYWSGPACDILDCGPFNCTPHGTCTEMGCLCDAGWMGPNCSQACANGSYGDGCSQRCLCLNGGWCDPVQGSCICLTGYQGTLCEEATQRLLNASRNSELIFTERTWIAITSVLALLLLLSAVGNAKLLFCRSTGRQNRSKYTYQPLEEMNGESAHIYSAAAWKNEDDAADEWDPDQAEAVESI; translated from the exons ATGGAGCAACTGCTGGGCGGGAAGCCGAGGCAGCTGTCAGTGGGGGCTCTGGCCGCTTTCTCCTTGGtttctctctgctgctgctctctggGGGTTCCGGGCAGAGAGGTCGTCTG GACATCGTTGAACGATGACCTCTTGCTGCCGTATCCTCCTTCCCAACACGGCCCCCAGCACCCCTACCGGTACGTCCGAGACTGTCAGCTTGTCGTGCACGGCAACACAACGCACGAGTCCTGGCCCGCCGACAACAGCAGCATCGGCCCGCTGACCGTCACCCGTGCGTTTGTGTCCTACTTCCCTCCCGAAGGGCAGAACCGAAGGGCGGTGTATGGGCATTTCACCGTGGTGAGAGACCCTTTAAGGACATTCTCTGTGCTAGAACCCGGTGGGCAGGGGGGGTGTCTGAGCCGCACGAGAGCCACCGTGGAAGAGACCGCCAGGCTCGGGCAATGCCTTGTGGCCCAGAACGGCGGCTATTTTGACATGGACACCGGGAAGTGCCTTGGGAACGTCGTGAGTGACGGGCAGTTGGTACAGACCTCCAAAGGACTGCAGAATGCTCAGTTTGGCATCCGGCAAGATGGCACGCTGGTCGTTGG CTATCTTTCTGAAGAGGAGGTCTTAGCGAAGGAGAACCCTTTCATCCAGCTGGTGAGTGGGGTGGTTTGGCTGTTGCGGGACGGCAACGTTTACGTGAATCAGAGCCAAGCCTTGGAATGCAGCAAGACCCAGGAAACAG GGACTTTTGACACCTTCATCAACATTGTGTCTGCCAGGACGGCTGTGGGACACGATAAAGAGGGGCGCTTGGTCCTATTGCACGTGGATGGCCAGACAGGTGGAAGGGG CCTCAGTCTCTGGGAGATGGCGGCTTTTCTGAAGCAGCAGGGAGTGGTCAATGCGATCAACCTGGATGGTGGAGGGTCCGCCACCCTCGTCTTAAATGGGACCCTTGCCAGTTACCCTTCTGACCACTG CCAGCCAGACCCCATGTGGCGTTGCGCTCGCCAGATTTCGACTGTCGTGTGTGTCCACGAGCCTCTATGCCACCCTGCAGACTGCAGTGGCCACGGACGCTGTGTGCTTGGGGAGTGCCACTGCAGCGGAGCTTACTGGAGCGGGCCTGCCTGCGACATCTTGGACTGCGGCCCTTTCAACTGCACTCCGCATGGGACATGTACAGAAA TGGGGTGTCTCTGCGATGCCGGCTGGATGGGCCCGAATTGCAGCCAAG CCTGTGCAAATGGTTCCTACGGAGATGGGTGCTCCCAGAGATGCCTTTGCCTGAACGGTGGTTGGTGTGACCCCGTGCAAGGGTCGTGCATCTGCTTGACTGGCTACCAAGGAACTCTCTGTGAAGAAG cCACGCAGCGTTTGCTGAATGCCAGTCGTAACTCTGAACTTATTTTCACAGA GAGAACCTGGATCGCTATAACCTCAGTCCTGGCTCTCCTGCTTCTGCTCAGCGCCGTGGGAAATGCCAAACTCCTCTTCTGCCGGTCCACGGGACGACAGAACCGGAGCAAGTACACCTATCAGCCGCTGGAGGAAATGAACGGGGAGTCAGCCCACATTTACTCGGCCGCAGCATGGAAGAACGAAGATGACGCAGCGGACGAGTGGGACCCAGACCAGGCAGAGGCAGTCGAAAGCATCTGA